A region from the Corylus avellana chromosome ca7, CavTom2PMs-1.0 genome encodes:
- the LOC132187165 gene encoding uncharacterized protein LOC132187165 isoform X2, which translates to MAMNSSAFKIILGSSSMARRQILAEMGYEFAIMTADIDEKVIRKEKPEDLVMALAEAKADAIVSRLQSTDQFKEDAHATLLITADTVVVYEGIIREKPSSKEEAREFIKGYSGGQAAVVGSVLVTNLKTGKRKGGWDRAEVYFYNIPDEAIDSLIHEGITLNVAGGLMLEHPMTLPFVEAVVGTTDTVMGLPIALTEKFIREAL; encoded by the exons ATGGCTATGAACAGTTCCGCATTTAAG ATAATCTTGGGTTCGTCATCGATGGCTCGCCGACAAATTTTAGCCGAGATGGGGTATGAGTTCGCAATAATG ACTGCAGACATAGATGAGAAAGTTATTAGGAAGGAAAAGCCAGAAGATTTGGTAATGGCTCTAGCCGAAGCGAAG GCAGATGCCATTGTATCAAGGCTCCAAAGTACTGATCAATTTAAGGAGGATGCTCACGCAACACTGTTAATTACTGCAGATACA GTGGTGGTGTATGAAGGGATAATCAGGGAAAAACCATCAAGCAAGGAAGAAGCACGGGAGTTTATCAAAG GATATTCTGGCGGTCAGGCAGCTGTGGTAGGATCTGTTCTTGTAACCAATCTTAAgactggaaaaagaaaaggtggatGGGACAGAGCAGAG gtttatttttataacatacCAGATGAGGCCATTGATAGCCTG ATCCACGAGGGAATTACACTCAATGTTGCTGGGGGTTTGATGCTGGAACATCCAATGACATTGCCTTTTGTGGAAGCAGTG GTGGGGACTACTGATACCGTGATGGGACTTCCTATAGCTCTCACAGAAAAATTCATACGGGAAGCCCTATAG
- the LOC132187165 gene encoding uncharacterized protein LOC132187165 isoform X1, with protein sequence MAMNSSAFKIILGSSSMARRQILAEMGYEFAIMTADIDEKVIRKEKPEDLVMALAEAKADAIVSRLQSTDQFKEDAHATLLITADTVVVYEGIIREKPSSKEEAREFIKGYSGGQAAVVGSVLVTNLKTGKRKGGWDRAEVYFYNIPDEAIDSLIHEGITLNVAGGLMLEHPMTLPFVEAVVSRALSVSISPSHIHINTNMYAHAPTLEDLVRPLGTQFFLAP encoded by the exons ATGGCTATGAACAGTTCCGCATTTAAG ATAATCTTGGGTTCGTCATCGATGGCTCGCCGACAAATTTTAGCCGAGATGGGGTATGAGTTCGCAATAATG ACTGCAGACATAGATGAGAAAGTTATTAGGAAGGAAAAGCCAGAAGATTTGGTAATGGCTCTAGCCGAAGCGAAG GCAGATGCCATTGTATCAAGGCTCCAAAGTACTGATCAATTTAAGGAGGATGCTCACGCAACACTGTTAATTACTGCAGATACA GTGGTGGTGTATGAAGGGATAATCAGGGAAAAACCATCAAGCAAGGAAGAAGCACGGGAGTTTATCAAAG GATATTCTGGCGGTCAGGCAGCTGTGGTAGGATCTGTTCTTGTAACCAATCTTAAgactggaaaaagaaaaggtggatGGGACAGAGCAGAG gtttatttttataacatacCAGATGAGGCCATTGATAGCCTG ATCCACGAGGGAATTACACTCAATGTTGCTGGGGGTTTGATGCTGGAACATCCAATGACATTGCCTTTTGTGGAAGCAGTGGTCAGCAGAGCTCTCTCTGTCTCTATCTCTCCTTCACACATACACATAAACACAAACATGTATGCACATGCACCCACTTTGGAGGATCTGGTCAGGCCACTCGGCACTCAATTCTTTCTGGCACCCTAA
- the LOC132187165 gene encoding uncharacterized protein LOC132187165 isoform X3, translating to MALAEAKADAIVSRLQSTDQFKEDAHATLLITADTVVVYEGIIREKPSSKEEAREFIKGYSGGQAAVVGSVLVTNLKTGKRKGGWDRAEVYFYNIPDEAIDSLIHEGITLNVAGGLMLEHPMTLPFVEAVVSRALSVSISPSHIHINTNMYAHAPTLEDLVRPLGTQFFLAP from the exons ATGGCTCTAGCCGAAGCGAAG GCAGATGCCATTGTATCAAGGCTCCAAAGTACTGATCAATTTAAGGAGGATGCTCACGCAACACTGTTAATTACTGCAGATACA GTGGTGGTGTATGAAGGGATAATCAGGGAAAAACCATCAAGCAAGGAAGAAGCACGGGAGTTTATCAAAG GATATTCTGGCGGTCAGGCAGCTGTGGTAGGATCTGTTCTTGTAACCAATCTTAAgactggaaaaagaaaaggtggatGGGACAGAGCAGAG gtttatttttataacatacCAGATGAGGCCATTGATAGCCTG ATCCACGAGGGAATTACACTCAATGTTGCTGGGGGTTTGATGCTGGAACATCCAATGACATTGCCTTTTGTGGAAGCAGTGGTCAGCAGAGCTCTCTCTGTCTCTATCTCTCCTTCACACATACACATAAACACAAACATGTATGCACATGCACCCACTTTGGAGGATCTGGTCAGGCCACTCGGCACTCAATTCTTTCTGGCACCCTAA
- the LOC132186223 gene encoding uncharacterized protein LOC132186223 gives MMWRRSFSSSATSALKDKKWDALVIGGGHNGLTAAAYLARAGLSVAVLERRHLIGGAAITEELVPGFRFSRCSYLQSLLRPSIIRELELRRHGLRLLKRSPSSFTPCLDGRYLLLGPDKDLNRSEISKFSERDADAYPRYENQLENFCKLMDLLLDSAPPESLQGESSFKDKFKNRMHISAFWARCLRQAVALGQKDMVDFMDLLLSPASKVLNNWFETGVLKATLGTDAVIGTTASVHTPGSGYVLLHHVMGETDGDRGIWSYVEGGMGSVSLAIGNAAREHGAHIVTSAEVSQLLIEDSGAVNGVLLADGTLVHSSIVLSNATPYRTFMDFVPKNVLPDDFMQAIKYSDYSSGTTKINLAVDKLPQFQCCKLGHPDAGPQHVGTIHIGSESMEEIHAACQDAANGLPSRRPIIEMTIPSILDRTISPPGKHVINLFIQYTPYKPLDGSWGDPAYRDSFAQKCFTLIDEYAPSFSSSIIGYDMLTPPDLEREFGLTGGNIFHGAMGLDSLFLMRPVKGWSNYRTPLRGLYLCGAGGHPGGGVMGAPGRNAAQVVLQDVKKHLN, from the exons ATGATGTGGCGAAGAAGCTTCAGCAGCAGCGCTACGAGCGCGTTGAAGGACAAGAAATGGGACGCGCTAGTCATTGGCGGCGGCCACAACGGCCTCACAGCTGCTGCCTACCTCGCACGCGCCGGCCTCTCCGTCGCCGTCCTCGAGCGCCGGCACCTCATCGGCGGCGCCGCCATTACCGAAGAACTCGTCCCCGGCTTCAGGTTCTCCCGTTGCAGCTACCTCCAGAGCCTCCTCCGACCTTCCATCATCAG GGAGTTAGAGTTACGGCGTCACGGATTGAGGCTCTTGAAGAGGAGTCCGTCCTCGTTTACGCCTTGTTTGGACGGTCGTTATCTTCTACTGGGGCCTGATAAGGACCTCAATCGCTCAGAGATTTCGAAGTTCTCGGAACGAGACGCCGATGCTTATCCAAG GTATGAAAATCAGCTAGAGAACTTCTGTAAATTAATGGATCTGCTTTTGGATTCAGCCCCTCCTGAATCTTTGCAAGGCGAGTCGTCTTTTAAGGATAAGTTCAAGAATAGAATGCACATATCAGCTTTTTGGGCTCGTTGTCTGCGGCAGGCTGTAGCCTTGGGCCAGAAAGATATGGT GGACTTTATGGACCTTTTATTGTCCCCGGCTTCAAAGGTTTTGAATAACTGGTTTGAG ACAGGTGTTCTGAAGGCAACCCTTGGAACAGATGCTGTAATAGGAACTACG GCAAGTGTCCATACACCAGGGAGTGGATATGTTTTACTTCATCACGTGATGGGAGAAACCGACGGTGATCGGGGAATTTGGTC GTATGTGGAAGGTGGGATGGGTTCAGTATCCTTGGCTATTGGTAATGCTGCTAGGGAACATGGGGCTCATATTGTCACAAGTGCAGAG GTTTCGCAATTGTTGATTGAAGACTCTGGTGCAGTGAATGGG GTATTGCTGGCTGATGGTACACTGGTGCATTCTTCAATTGTTTTATCAAATGCAACACCTTATAGAACTTTCATG GATTTTGTGCCTAAAAATGTTCTTCCTGATGATTTCATGCAAGCTATTAAGTATTCTGACTACAGTTCT GGAACTACAAAAATAAACTTGGCAGTTGATAAATTGCCCCAGTTTCAATGTTGCAAGCTAGGCCATCCTGATGCCGGTCCTCAGCATGTTGGCACCATTCATATTGGTTCTGAAAG TATGGAGGAGATTCATGCAGCCTGTCAAGATGCTGCCAATGGATTACCATCACGAAGACCAATTATTGAGATGACCATTCCCTCTATACTTGACAGGACTATATCTCCACCTG gTAAGCATGTGATCAATCTGTTTATTCAATACACACCCTATAAACCATTGGACGGTAGCTGGGGAGATCCTGCTTATAGA GACTCATTCGCTCAAAAATGTTTCACCTTGATTGATGAATATGCCCCTTCATTCAGCTCGTCAATTATTGGCTATGACATGTTGACTCCACCAGATCTCGAAAGGGAATTTGGCTTAACAG GAGGAAATATCTTCCATGGTGCTATGGGATTGGATTCTCTCTTCCTCATGCGACCGGTAAAAGGATG GTCAAATTATAGGACTCCACTCCGAGGGCTGTACCTGTGTGGGGCTGGCGGCCATCCCGGTGGTGGTGTGATGGGTGCACCAGGACGTAACGCTGCACAGGTAGTTCTTCAAGATGTAAAGAAACATTTGAATTGA
- the LOC132186224 gene encoding AP-3 complex subunit sigma yields MIRSVMVMNTQGKPRLAKFYDFQPVEKQQELIRSVFGVLCSRAENVSNFLETDSIFGPDSRLVYKHYATLYFVLVFDSSENELAMLDLIQVFVETLDKCFKNVCELDLVFNYCKMHTIIDEIIFGGQVLETSSTEVMKAIEEISKLETASNSISLVPKSVSGWRTR; encoded by the exons ATGATACGGTCGGTGATGGTGATGAACACGCAGGGCAAGCCTCGCCTCGCCAAATTTTACGATTTCCAG CCTGTCGAGAAGCAGCAAGAACTTATCCGCAGCGTTTTTGGAG TCTTATGCAGTAGAGCTGAGAACGTAAGCAATTTCTTGGAGACCGACTCTATTTTCGGTCcg GATAGCCGTCTTGTGTACAAGCACTATGCAACACTGtactttgttttagtttttgatAGTTCTGAAAATGAGCTTGCCATGCTTGACTTGATACAAG TGTTTGTGGAAACGTTGGACAAATGCTTTAAAAATGTATGCGAGCTCGACTTAGTGTTCAACTATTGCAAG ATGCATACTATTATAGATGAGATCATTTTTGGAGGCCAAGTGCTGGAAACAAGTTCTACGGAAGTTATGAAGGCTATTGAAGAAATATCAAA GTTAGAAACTGCCTCCAATTCTATCAGCCTTGTCCCCAAATCTGTTTCTGGTTGGCGAACTCGATAG
- the LOC132188467 gene encoding uncharacterized protein LOC132188467 — MATREDDEEDINPVTMILPDDQDDAKRFSTKQEGAPIQQLDQQHYVRSIDSTVVIRQLPSQGISFQLWPAATTLVNLLDHHRRDPTNSPLSSTLIGHRRPLNILELGSGTGLVGIAAATTLGANVTVTDLPHVIPNLQFNADANASVLTLNGGAVHVAPLSWGEADDVELIGRDFDLVLASDVVYHDHLYEPLLETLRLFLLDRENEKGGKVFVMAHLRRWKKDSVFFKKARKLFQVEVLHVDNPCNGSRVGVTVYRFAGKSQNLNA, encoded by the coding sequence ATGGCTACTCGGGAAGACGACGAAGAAGACATAAACCCCGTCACAATGATCCTACCAGATGACCAAGACGATGCGAAGCGATTCTCTACGAAACAAGAGGGTGCACCGATTCAACAGCTAGACCAGCAGCATTACGTCCGTTCGATCGACTCGACGGTGGTGATCAGGCAGCTCCCGTCCCAGGGCATCTCCTTCCAGCTCTGGCCCGCAGCCACTACACTAGTCAACCTCCTTGATCACCACCGCCGTGACCCTACCAACAGCCCCCTATCTTCCACCCTCATTGGCCATCGCCGCCCTCTCAATATCCTCGAGCTCGGCTCCGGAACCGGCCTCGTAGGAATCGCCGCCGCCACCACCCTCGGGGCTAATGTCACGGTCACCGACCTCCCACACGTCATCCCGAACCTTCAGTTCAACGCCGACGCAAACGCCAGCGTTTTGACCCTGAATGGCGGGGCCGTCCACGTGGCGCCACTGAGTTGGGGAGAGGCCGATGACGTGGAGCTGATTGGGCGGGACTTCGATCTAGTCCTGGCCTCGGATGTGGTGTACCACGATCACTTGTATGAGCCTCTGCTTGAAACGCTGCGTTTGTTCCTCTTAGACCGCGAGAATGAGAAGGGAGGGAAGGTGTTTGTGATGGCCCATTTGAGGAGGTGGAAAAAGGACTCCGTTTTCTTCAAGAAGGCCAGGAAGCTCTTTCAAGTTGAAGTGCTCCACGTGGACAATCCGTGCAACGGATCTAGGGTTGGAGTAACCGTTTACCGTTTTGCTGGGAAGAGTCAGAATTTGAATGCTTGA
- the LOC132186416 gene encoding vacuolar sorting protein 39, with amino-acid sequence MVHSAYDSFELLSNCPTKIDAVESYGSKLLLGCSDGSLKIYAPESSGSDRPPPSDYHVQAQELRNEPYALERNVSGFSKKPLVSMQVLESRELLLSLSESIAFHKLPNLETNAVITKAKGANVYSWDDRRGFLCFARQKRVCIFRHDGGRGFVEVKEYNVPDMVKSMSWCGENICLGIRKEYTILNATNGALTEVFPSGRLASPLVVSLPSGELLLGKENIGVFVDQNGKLLQEGRICWSEAPAEVVIQKPYAIALLPRYVEIRSLRDPYPLIQTVVLRNVRHIGQSNNSVIVALENSVYVLFPVPLGAQIVQLTASGNFDEALALCKLLPPEDSSLRAAKEGSIHLRYAHYLFDNESYEEAMEHFLASQIDITYVLSLYPSIILPKTTMIPEPEKLVDISWDAPYLSRTSSGLSDDMEAPSLQQLESDENAALNSKKMSHNTLMALIKFLQKKRYSIIEKATAEGTEEVVLDAVGDNFASYDSSRFKKSTKGRGNIHISSGAREMAAVLDTALLQALLLTGQSSVGLELLKGVNYCDVKICEEILRKKNHYAALLELYKCNSMHREALKLLHQLIEESKSNQSLAELTQKFKPESIIEYLKPLCGTDPMLVLECSMLVLESCPTQTIELYLSGNIPADLVNSYLKQHAPSMQAKYLELMLAMNENGISGNLQNEMVQIYLSEVLDWYADLSAQQKWDEKAYSSTRKKLLSALESISGYNPEALLKRLPPDALYEERAILLGKMNQHELALSLYVHKLYVPELALAYCDRAYESAVRQPSFKSSSNIYLTLLQIYLNPRRTTKNFEKRITNLVSPPNTSIPKVGSWTSVKPKVGRGNKKIASIEGAEDMRVNVSGTDSSRSDGDADESSEEGGSTIMLDEVLDLLSQRWDRINGAQALKLLPRETKLQNLLPFLGPLLRKSSEAHRNLSVIKSLRQSENLQVKDELYNQRKTVVKITGDSICSLCHKKIGTSVFAVYPNGKTLVHFVCFRDSQSMKAVGKGSPRRRR; translated from the exons ATGGTACACAGTGCCTACGATTCCTTCGAGCTCCTCAGCAACTGCCCTACCAAGATCGACGCTGTCGAATCGTACGGCTCAAAGCTCCTCCTCGGCTGCTCCGATGGGTCCCTCAAAATCTACGCTCCCGAATCCTCGGGCTCCGATCGCCCTCCGCCGTCCGATTACCATGTTCAGGCGCAAGAGCTGCGCAATGAACCGTACGCACTAGAGAGAAACGTGTCCGGGTTCTCGAAGAAGCCTCTGGTCTCGATGCAGGTCCTGGAGTCGAGGGAGCTTCTTCTATCGCTCTCGGAATCGATCGCGTTCCATAAGCTCCCCAATTTGGAGACCAACGCTGTGATCACCAAAGCGAAGGGCGCGAATGTGTACTCGTGGGACGATCGGAGAGGCTTCTTGTGCTTCGCGAGGCAAAAGAGGGTCTGTATTTTCAGACATGACG GGGGTCGAGGATTTGTGGAGGTGAAAGAATATAATGTTCCGGATATGGTGAAGTCGATGTCTTGGTGTGGTGAGAATATATGTTTGGGTATTAGAAAAGAATACACGATACTAAACGCCACTAATGGTGCATTGACTGAAGTATTTCCTTCCGGGAGGCTAGCCTCACCTTTGGTGGTCTCTCTTCCTTCGGGGGAACTTCTTCTTGGGAAg gAGAACATTGGTGTCTTTGTGGACCAAAATGGGAAGCTTCTTCAAGAAGGTAGGATTTGTTGGTCAGAGGCCCCTGCAGAAGTTGTCATTCAGAAGCCGTATGCAATAGCTTTATTGCCAAGATATGTTGAG ATTCGTTCTCTTCGAGATCCATATCCATTGATACAGACTGTGGTTCTCCGAAATGTCCGTCATATTGGCCAAAGCAACAATTCTGTAATTGTTGCATTAGAAAATTCTGTCTATGTGCTCTTCCCTGTTCCGCTCGGTGCACAG ATTGTACAATTAACAGCATCTGGCAATTTTGATGAAGCCTTGGCTTTGTGTAAGCTGCTTCCACCAGAAGATTCAAGTCTTCGTGCAGCAAAAGAGGGGTCAATTCATCTGAG GTATGCTCACTACCTCTTTGATAATGAAAGCTATGAGGAGGCCATGGAGCATTTTTTGGCATCTCAAATAGATATAACCTATGTACTTTCTTTATATCCATCTATTATCCTTCCTAAAACAACAATGATTCCGGAGCCAGAGAAGCTGGTGGACATTTCTTGGGATGCTCCATATCTCTCAAGAACTTCATCTGGTTTATCAGATGATATGGAAGCACCATCCTTACAGCAATTGGAATCTGATGAGAATGCAGCACTCAATTCCAAGAAAATGAGCCATAATACTCTCATGGCTCTCATTAAGTTTTTGCAGAAGAAAAGATACAGTATAATTGAAAAGGCCACTGCTGAGGGAACAGAAGAGGTTGTTTTAGATGCAGTTGGAGATAATTTTGCGTCGTATGACTCTAGTAGGTTCAAAAAATCAACAAAG GGGCGTGGTAACATCCACATTAGCTCTGGTGCTAGGGAGATGGCAGCAGTACTTGACACAGCTCTACTCCAAGCTCTGCTTCTTACTGGACAGTCTTCGGTGGGTTTAGAATTACTGAAAGGTGTTAACTACTGTGATGTGAAAATATGTGAGGAAATTCTTCGAAAAAAGAATCATTATGCTGCTTTGTTAGAGCTATACAAGTGCAATTCAATGCACCGTGAAGCTCTTAAACTTCTACATCAATTAATAGAAGAGTCGAAATCAAATCAATCACTAGCTGAGCttacccaaaagtttaagcccGAATCAATTATTGAATACCTCAAG CCTCTCTGTGGGACTGATCCAATGCTTGTCCTGGAGTGCTCAATGCTTGTTCTTGAAAGCTGTCCGACGCAAACTATTGAGCTGTATTTGTCTGGAAATATTCCAGCAGACTTGGTTAACTCTTACTTGAAGCAACATGCTCCAAGCATGCAGGCCAAGTACTTAGAACTCATGCTTGCGATGAATGAGAATGGGATCTCAGGAAATCTGCAAAATGAAATG GTTCAAATATATCTCTCGGAAGTACTTGATTGGTATGCAGATCTGAGTGCTCAACAGAAATGGGATGAGAAAGCTTATTCCTCGACAAGGAAGAAATTATTATCTGCTTTAGAGAGCATCTCAGGATATAATCCAGAGGCTTTGTTGAAACGTCTTCCACCAGATGCTTTATACGAAGAGCGTGCAATATTGCTGGGTAAAATGAACCAACATGAGCTTGCCTTGTCTCTATATGTTCATAAG CTTTATGTTCCTGAGCTGGCACTGGCCTATTGTGATCGGGCATACGAGTCTGCAGTTCGTCAACCATCTTTTAAATCTTCTAGCAACATATACCTCACTCTTCTGCAAATTTATCTGAATCCTCGGAGgacaaccaaaaactttgaaAAGCGAATTACAAATCTAGTATCACCTCCAAATACAAGCATTCCAAAGGTCGGTTCATGGACTTCAGTTAAGCCTAAAGTTGGCCGTGGAAATAAGAAAATTGCTTCAATAGAGGGTGCAGAGGACATGCGAGTCAATGTGAGTGGCACCGACAGTAGCCGGAGTGATGGTGACGCAGATGAATCTAGTGAGGAAGGAGGTTCTACTATTATGCTTGATGAGGTCCTTGATCTGTTGAGCCAAAGGTGGGATAGAATAAATGGAGCTCAAGCTCTCAAACTTTTACCAAGGGAAACGAAACTACAG AACTTGCTCCCATTTCTTGGACCTCTTCTGCGAAAATCCAGTGAAGCACACAGAAATCTTTCAGTTATCAAAAGTTTGAGACAGAGTGAGAACCTGCAG GTGAAGGATGAACTCTACAACCAAAGGAAAACGGTGGTGAAGATCACCGGTGATAGCATCTGCTCTCTTTGCCATAAGAAGATAGGCACAAGCGTTTTTGCTGTCTACCCTAACGGGAAGACACTTGTGCACTTTGTTTGCTTTAGGGACTCTCAGAGTATGAAAGCCGTGGGCAAAGGTTCACCGCGAAGGAGGCGATGA